The Gillisia sp. Hel_I_86 genome has a segment encoding these proteins:
- a CDS encoding glycoside hydrolase family 113 — translation MPQNFSFLILLLYVVTSCQGQKAQEKINGISLVASREPISASHIKPILDVNANAVAVMPFGFMESLASPDLKFNTDRQWQGERLEGVRETTQLLHSQGLKVMIKPQIWIWKGEFTGNIKMASEEDWKKFESNYEEFIMLYAKMAAEENAALFCLGTELYGFANERREFWEQLITKVRKIYKGKLTYAENWDKVEKVKFWTQLDFIGVDAYFPLSEGKSPNIEELRASWKPHKTRLRALSNKYDRKVLFTEYGYRNTDYATKQPWDSSRKETSLNYDLQSNALMALYREFWREEWFSGGFLWKWFHKHEQAGGMENNQFTPQNKPALKVVKGFYGETIRD, via the coding sequence ATGCCGCAAAACTTTTCTTTTCTAATTCTCTTATTGTACGTGGTTACTTCCTGTCAAGGTCAAAAAGCGCAGGAAAAAATAAACGGAATAAGTTTAGTGGCTTCCCGAGAACCAATTTCAGCTTCCCACATTAAACCCATTTTAGATGTAAATGCCAATGCGGTGGCAGTAATGCCATTTGGATTTATGGAAAGCCTTGCCAGTCCAGATCTTAAGTTCAATACAGATCGTCAATGGCAAGGCGAACGTTTGGAAGGCGTGAGGGAAACTACACAATTACTGCATTCTCAGGGCTTAAAAGTGATGATAAAACCACAAATCTGGATTTGGAAAGGGGAATTTACCGGGAATATAAAAATGGCTTCTGAAGAAGATTGGAAGAAATTCGAATCCAACTATGAAGAATTTATAATGCTGTACGCGAAAATGGCTGCTGAAGAAAATGCAGCACTATTTTGCCTGGGCACAGAATTGTATGGATTCGCAAATGAGAGAAGGGAATTCTGGGAGCAACTAATCACCAAAGTTAGAAAGATCTATAAAGGGAAACTCACCTATGCCGAAAATTGGGACAAGGTTGAAAAAGTTAAGTTTTGGACCCAATTGGACTTTATTGGTGTTGACGCCTATTTCCCATTAAGTGAAGGAAAATCCCCAAATATTGAAGAATTAAGGGCTTCCTGGAAACCTCATAAAACTCGATTAAGAGCGCTGTCCAATAAATATGATAGAAAGGTCTTGTTTACTGAATATGGCTATAGAAACACCGATTATGCCACTAAGCAGCCTTGGGATTCCTCAAGAAAAGAAACTTCTTTGAATTACGATCTACAATCGAATGCCTTGATGGCGCTATACCGGGAATTCTGGAGGGAAGAGTGGTTCTCTGGAGGGTTTTTGTGGAAATGGTTCCATAAGCATGAACAGGCAGGAGGAATGGAAAACAATCAATTTACACCACAGAATAAACCGGCTCTAAAAGTGGTAAAAGGTTTTTATGGAGAAACGATCAGGGATTGA
- a CDS encoding DUF547 domain-containing protein: MKKQPLYVAILAALFLSSCNLISSAGFSSKGLPANEAPKELASTIANSEVNVDHSEWNSLLKKHVSNVGLVDYKGFMQDREQWNAHLSKLSVMKPTKDWSVQEQLAYYFNIYNAYTVALILTNYPTKSIKDIDANWTKDIVTIFDWGKKDFTEDGKTLLGYINTYSNVKNSSCLQGL; the protein is encoded by the coding sequence ATGAAAAAACAACCTTTATATGTAGCAATACTTGCTGCATTGTTTTTAAGCAGTTGTAATTTAATTTCTTCGGCAGGGTTTTCGAGCAAAGGTTTGCCAGCTAACGAAGCTCCAAAAGAATTAGCTTCTACAATAGCAAATTCTGAAGTAAATGTAGATCACAGCGAATGGAACAGCTTGCTTAAAAAACACGTTTCCAATGTGGGTCTTGTAGATTATAAAGGTTTTATGCAAGATAGGGAGCAATGGAATGCTCATCTCTCCAAACTTTCAGTAATGAAACCAACAAAAGACTGGTCTGTTCAAGAACAGTTGGCTTATTATTTCAATATTTATAATGCGTATACGGTAGCGCTCATTTTAACCAATTATCCCACAAAAAGCATAAAAGATATCGACGCAAATTGGACCAAAGATATCGTGACTATTTTCGACTGGGGTAAAAAAGACTTTACTGAAGACGGTAAAACTCTCTTAGGTTACATCAATACATATTCTAATGTAAAAAATAGCAGTTGCTTACAAGGACTATAA
- the arsM gene encoding arsenosugar biosynthesis arsenite methyltransferase ArsM gives MSYLDTTYDVYKDAALTPDVGLCCTTNPIWELPGLKIPKIMQEMNYGCGSTVHARDLSNNPKMLYVGVGGGMELLQFAYFNREKGGVIGIDMVDEMLEASRKNFIEAEAVNPWFKSEFVTLKKGDALNLPVEDNTVDVAAQNCLFNIFKAEDLKNAIEEMYRVLKPHGKLVMSDPTCEQPMNEELRNDDRLRALCLSGSLPIAEYVKALTDAGFGTIEIRARKPYRILDPKNYPTEELIYIESIEVAAIKDPMPEDGPCIFTGKAAIYYGDQPFFDDKKGHVLLKNQPLAICDKTAAQLQELGRKDIYFSESTFHYDGGGCC, from the coding sequence ATGAGTTATCTCGATACTACCTACGATGTTTATAAAGATGCAGCCCTAACCCCGGATGTTGGGTTGTGCTGCACGACCAATCCAATTTGGGAATTGCCCGGTCTTAAAATTCCCAAGATCATGCAGGAGATGAACTATGGCTGTGGCAGTACCGTGCACGCCAGGGATCTTTCCAACAATCCAAAAATGCTTTATGTAGGTGTTGGCGGCGGGATGGAACTGCTTCAATTCGCATATTTCAACCGTGAAAAAGGCGGAGTTATTGGGATCGATATGGTAGATGAAATGTTGGAAGCTTCCCGCAAAAACTTTATAGAAGCCGAAGCTGTTAACCCTTGGTTTAAAAGTGAATTTGTAACGCTTAAAAAAGGAGATGCCCTTAATTTACCTGTGGAAGACAATACGGTGGATGTTGCGGCGCAAAACTGTTTGTTCAATATTTTTAAGGCTGAAGATCTTAAAAACGCTATTGAGGAAATGTACCGGGTATTGAAGCCACATGGGAAATTGGTAATGAGCGACCCTACCTGCGAGCAACCGATGAACGAGGAATTAAGAAACGACGACAGGTTGAGGGCCTTATGTTTAAGCGGAAGCTTACCAATTGCCGAATATGTAAAAGCACTTACCGATGCTGGTTTTGGAACCATAGAAATTAGGGCTCGTAAACCATACAGGATTTTAGATCCCAAAAATTATCCAACAGAAGAATTGATCTATATAGAATCCATTGAAGTTGCAGCCATTAAAGATCCCATGCCGGAAGACGGGCCATGTATTTTTACCGGAAAAGCCGCGATCTATTATGGGGATCAACCTTTTTTTGATGATAAAAAGGGGCATGTCTTGCTTAAAAACCAGCCTTTGGCAATTTGCGATAAAACCGCTGCCCAGTTACAAGAGCTGGGGAGAAAAGACATTTACTTTAGCGAGTCCACCTTCCACTATGATGGGGGCGGATGTTGTTAG
- a CDS encoding purine-nucleoside phosphorylase, with protein sequence MINKIQETSNYLKDKGFNAPEIGVILGTGLSNFPSEIEVLAEVSYNEIPHFPTATVEFHKGKLIFGNLEGKKVIVMQGRFHLYEGYAPEEVTYPVRVMKELGIRKLLVSNAAGATNLDFKNGELMLIVDHINLLGGSPLAFKGVEKLGERFIDMCDPYDLEMNSALEKIAKEHSIKLNKGVYASVLGPQLETRAEYRYLRIIGADAVGMSTIPEVIVAKHLNLPVSAISVITDEGNPDDLKPVDISEIIAMAEKAEPDMILLFKELIKII encoded by the coding sequence ATGATAAATAAAATACAAGAAACTTCAAATTATTTAAAAGACAAAGGTTTTAATGCTCCCGAAATAGGGGTGATTTTAGGAACCGGATTAAGTAACTTCCCTAGTGAGATAGAGGTTTTGGCTGAAGTTAGCTACAATGAGATCCCTCATTTTCCAACCGCCACCGTAGAATTCCATAAAGGAAAATTGATCTTCGGAAACTTGGAAGGGAAGAAGGTAATTGTAATGCAAGGCCGGTTTCACCTATATGAAGGCTATGCCCCAGAAGAGGTAACATATCCGGTAAGGGTCATGAAAGAACTAGGGATCCGAAAATTATTGGTTTCCAATGCGGCAGGCGCTACAAACCTCGACTTTAAAAATGGAGAACTTATGTTGATAGTGGATCATATTAATTTGCTGGGTGGCTCTCCGTTGGCATTTAAAGGCGTAGAAAAACTAGGGGAACGTTTTATAGATATGTGTGATCCCTATGACCTTGAAATGAACTCGGCATTGGAAAAAATTGCGAAAGAGCATTCCATTAAATTGAATAAAGGCGTGTATGCTTCAGTGCTTGGTCCACAACTGGAAACCAGGGCAGAATACCGTTACCTAAGGATAATTGGAGCCGATGCCGTGGGAATGAGCACGATACCAGAAGTAATTGTGGCAAAGCATTTAAACCTTCCAGTATCCGCTATTTCAGTAATTACAGATGAAGGAAACCCGGACGACCTAAAGCCCGTAGATATAAGTGAGATCATCGCAATGGCCGAAAAAGCAGAACCAGATATGATCTTGTTGTTCAAAGAATTGATTAAAATTATCTAA
- a CDS encoding TIGR04282 family arsenosugar biosynthesis glycosyltransferase, with amino-acid sequence MKPRNLLLIFTRNPELGKVKTRLAKDLGDQTALDIYKFLLDHTVAVTSSLPITKEVHYSETIRENDIWDASIYQKKQQVGEDLGDRMKNAFIEGFKNGYSNIIIIGSDMYDINSKELMDAFKELDAKDFVIGPAEDGGYYLLGMRKLEPAIFANKEWGTQSVLKATLQDIDRENIAILEVKNDVDYYSDIKEHKAFQQFFL; translated from the coding sequence TTGAAACCAAGAAATTTACTTCTCATTTTTACCCGAAATCCTGAGCTGGGCAAAGTTAAAACCAGACTGGCCAAAGATCTTGGAGATCAAACCGCATTGGATATTTATAAATTCCTATTGGATCATACGGTTGCAGTTACTTCATCGCTGCCAATTACCAAGGAAGTTCATTATTCAGAAACAATCCGTGAAAACGATATTTGGGATGCCTCCATATACCAAAAAAAGCAACAAGTAGGAGAAGATCTTGGAGATAGAATGAAAAATGCATTTATCGAAGGGTTTAAAAATGGCTATTCCAATATTATAATTATTGGAAGCGACATGTACGATATCAATTCCAAAGAATTAATGGATGCATTTAAAGAACTGGATGCTAAAGATTTTGTGATAGGACCGGCAGAAGATGGTGGTTATTATTTATTGGGAATGCGTAAATTGGAGCCTGCTATATTTGCAAATAAGGAATGGGGAACCCAAAGCGTATTAAAAGCTACGCTACAAGATATAGATCGAGAAAATATAGCTATTTTAGAGGTAAAAAATGATGTGGACTATTATAGCGACATCAAAGAACACAAAGCTTTTCAACAATTTTTTCTATAG
- a CDS encoding rhodanese-like domain-containing protein, which yields MSLKHTFLLFFLFNLSSLVAQEPLDKLLSKYNSHSIPYISVEGLKMQSENEEVYILDSREMEEFEVSHLKNSIFVGYHNFSVANVTSKIKDKNAAIVVYCSLGIRSGNISEKLKHAGYTNIQNLYGGIFEWKNKGYSVYDASNKETQKVHAFSKHWSKYLTKGEKVYK from the coding sequence ATGAGCCTAAAGCACACTTTTTTACTATTTTTTCTTTTTAACCTAAGCTCCCTTGTGGCCCAAGAACCTTTGGATAAATTATTATCTAAATATAACTCCCACAGTATTCCTTATATTTCTGTGGAAGGATTAAAAATGCAAAGTGAAAATGAAGAAGTTTATATTTTGGATTCCCGGGAAATGGAAGAGTTTGAAGTGAGCCACCTTAAAAATTCCATTTTTGTGGGATACCATAATTTTTCGGTAGCTAATGTTACTTCAAAAATCAAGGATAAAAACGCTGCAATAGTGGTGTATTGCTCTTTGGGGATACGCTCCGGGAATATTTCAGAAAAACTGAAGCACGCAGGATACACCAACATACAGAATCTCTACGGCGGAATTTTTGAATGGAAGAACAAAGGCTATAGCGTATACGATGCTTCCAATAAAGAAACCCAAAAGGTCCATGCTTTTTCGAAGCATTGGTCAAAATATTTAACCAAAGGCGAAAAGGTTTACAAATGA
- the arsS gene encoding arsenosugar biosynthesis radical SAM (seleno)protein ArsS (Some members of this family are selenoproteins.), producing the protein MALLKSLAARKDDLSSPANQLEFLSNGIFKKGKLPLFKDKIAETDHFPLKPKKLEILQLNLGYMCNQVCSHCHVDAGPDRKEIMTMETMEQCLEVIRNTGAHTLDLTGGAPEMNPNFRWFVEEASKAGIKDFIVRSNLTIILANKKYHDLPEFFKKHRIHVASSLPFYKREKTDKQRGNGVFDKSIKALQMLNAVGYAQEGTGLKLDLVYNPSGAFLPTNQQALEQDFKVALKEDFNIDFNSLFAITNLPISRFLEYLIASENYEDYMYALVEAYNPTAVENVMCTNTISISWDGWLYDCDFNQMLDLKVASKVQHISNYNEDLLNDRKIIVSQHCYGCTAGAGSSCQGTVA; encoded by the coding sequence ATGGCTTTATTAAAATCATTGGCAGCAAGAAAAGACGATCTTTCGAGCCCCGCCAACCAATTGGAATTTTTGAGCAATGGGATCTTCAAAAAGGGGAAATTACCCTTGTTTAAAGATAAAATCGCCGAAACAGATCATTTCCCCTTAAAACCTAAAAAACTCGAAATTCTCCAATTGAATTTAGGGTATATGTGCAATCAAGTATGTTCCCACTGCCATGTAGATGCAGGCCCCGATCGTAAAGAGATCATGACCATGGAAACCATGGAACAATGCCTTGAAGTAATTAGAAATACCGGCGCCCACACTTTAGATCTTACAGGTGGAGCTCCAGAGATGAACCCGAATTTTCGTTGGTTCGTAGAAGAAGCGTCAAAAGCCGGGATCAAGGATTTTATTGTGCGCTCCAACCTTACCATTATTTTAGCGAACAAGAAATATCATGATCTCCCAGAATTTTTCAAAAAACATAGAATCCATGTTGCGTCTTCCCTTCCTTTTTATAAAAGGGAAAAAACAGATAAACAACGGGGTAATGGTGTTTTCGATAAATCCATTAAAGCACTGCAAATGCTTAACGCTGTTGGATATGCTCAAGAAGGGACCGGCTTAAAGTTGGACTTGGTCTACAACCCATCAGGTGCTTTTCTTCCCACAAATCAACAAGCCTTGGAGCAAGATTTTAAAGTGGCGTTAAAAGAGGATTTTAATATAGATTTCAATAGTTTATTTGCAATTACAAACCTTCCTATAAGCAGGTTCTTGGAATATCTAATTGCTTCAGAAAATTATGAAGATTATATGTATGCCCTTGTTGAAGCCTACAATCCTACCGCTGTGGAAAACGTAATGTGCACCAATACCATTTCCATTAGTTGGGATGGATGGTTGTACGATTGTGATTTCAACCAGATGCTGGATCTAAAAGTCGCGAGTAAAGTTCAACATATTAGCAACTATAATGAAGACCTGTTAAATGATAGAAAAATCATTGTTTCCCAACATTGTTATGGTTGTACGGCAGGTGCGGGAAGTAGTTGCCAAGGAACAGTAGCATAA
- a CDS encoding arsenosugar biosynthesis-associated peroxidase-like protein gives MSKTYYDPADLRKFGNITEWNEELGSKFFDYYGKVFEEGALSAREKSLIALAVSHVVQCPYCIDAYTKDGLQKGIDKEEMMEAVHVGAAIKSGATLVHGVQMMNKYDKLSM, from the coding sequence ATGTCTAAAACCTATTATGACCCCGCCGATTTAAGAAAATTTGGAAATATTACCGAATGGAACGAAGAATTGGGCTCCAAATTTTTCGATTATTATGGAAAAGTTTTTGAAGAAGGCGCGCTTTCCGCACGTGAAAAGTCTCTAATCGCATTGGCAGTTTCCCATGTGGTACAATGTCCTTATTGTATAGATGCATACACCAAGGATGGACTGCAAAAAGGGATAGATAAAGAAGAAATGATGGAAGCTGTACACGTTGGGGCTGCAATTAAAAGTGGTGCTACCCTAGTGCACGGAGTGCAAATGATGAATAAATATGATAAACTAAGCATGTAA
- a CDS encoding helix-turn-helix domain-containing protein, with the protein MKIAVKTLPVNEIIQDISEYLNVPLDNDGGEQILKIPNELGEGTINASNFDSGIGVISYNCKFYEDVEIHFTLNSIHPLKFIFCSEGSVSHSFQDSEEMNKIEAYQNIVVSSSGYNGHVLYFKANVQTHVSSLEIIRATFSHRSNYNFQDLDDTLKALFKDEVSKNQFFYQGNYSMKAADLMDEMNNKEHTGFLRSLFLEGKSFQMLVVQIAQYQDDEAEDKLPKILRKSDIQKVDYVAKRIAGDLSSNLTVENLAKEAGTNVNKLQEGFKYVYELTVNKYIQNIKLEAAKDMLMNSDKNISEIVLAIGLNNRSYFSKIFKEKYGVNPKYFLKSLKSDA; encoded by the coding sequence ATGAAAATTGCAGTTAAGACATTGCCCGTTAATGAAATTATTCAGGATATTTCAGAATATTTAAACGTACCTCTTGATAATGATGGCGGAGAACAAATATTAAAAATCCCAAATGAATTGGGGGAAGGAACTATAAATGCTTCGAATTTTGATTCTGGGATTGGGGTGATCTCCTATAATTGCAAATTTTATGAGGATGTGGAAATTCATTTTACTTTAAATAGTATTCATCCTTTAAAATTCATTTTTTGTTCTGAAGGATCTGTTTCACACTCTTTTCAGGATTCTGAAGAAATGAATAAAATTGAAGCTTATCAAAATATTGTAGTTTCCAGTAGTGGTTATAATGGCCATGTACTATACTTTAAAGCAAATGTGCAAACCCATGTTTCTAGCTTGGAAATAATTCGCGCTACTTTTTCTCACAGATCAAACTATAATTTTCAGGACCTGGACGATACTTTAAAGGCCCTTTTTAAAGATGAGGTTTCTAAAAATCAATTTTTCTACCAAGGGAATTATAGCATGAAGGCAGCCGATTTAATGGATGAAATGAACAATAAGGAGCACACAGGATTTTTAAGGTCCCTTTTCTTAGAAGGCAAGTCCTTCCAGATGCTGGTGGTTCAAATTGCGCAATATCAAGATGATGAGGCTGAAGACAAACTGCCTAAAATATTAAGAAAATCCGATATTCAAAAGGTAGATTATGTTGCCAAAAGAATTGCAGGGGATTTAAGCAGTAATTTAACGGTGGAGAATTTGGCTAAGGAAGCGGGTACCAATGTTAACAAACTTCAAGAAGGTTTTAAGTATGTGTACGAGCTAACCGTGAATAAATATATTCAAAATATTAAGTTGGAAGCAGCTAAAGACATGTTGATGAATTCTGACAAAAATATTTCAGAGATTGTGCTTGCCATTGGGTTAAATAATAGAAGTTATTTTTCTAAGATCTTTAAAGAAAAGTATGGAGTAAACCCTAAATATTTCTTGAAATCCTTAAAAAGTGATGCCTAA
- a CDS encoding PAS domain S-box protein — protein sequence MSRKKGSKLPKNPLFSRPIWAGIFSFVFLFLVGSYLLYQRYQIIKETEERGMVNVINLLEQNLNSSLKDSYSVALSMGLLIDDKGNITNFEENVPLLLEQHPVIDAVQLVPGGVIQKVYPYKRNKAVLGYDILQDPKTRNEALKAIEARKMYFAGPLDLKQGGTAVIGRLPVFKNSKFWGFSAVIIKLESLLEQAQLEKLAGDKYLFQFSKIDPETKKEQFFLKNDLDIEYNIAETIVLPDGDWKFYIALNNPKEAFYELIPLTFFILLIATWLSWMVVLLFKQPARLQALVNSQASELATSELKFRSIFSQAAIGMVRVETATGKFLETNKRFEELSGYTHAELRNMNFKDISDPSEIDENISLMQQLLNGKLREYSLKKRLIQKNGNFLWINLSVSPLWKKGSTTTAHIALIEDITETVLAQEELTHKEKRYRALVENGAEVLTIFSKEGKAIYTSPSSEKLSGYSEAEIKSLNLGSLVHPEDFKVFQQQIHTAIQNPKQPIVGNPVRLINKMGEWRWAESTITSLLEDPNINGIVGNFRDVSEKKEAEINLNKSYQMVMEQNRRLLNFSYIVSHNLRSHSSNIQAILSLYNTTDIEDEKSNYIELLSKVGNALNLTLDDLNEVVSIGTNLDLKVEPLNVNVFLDKTIELLEVQINRKAAIIRRDVPDEMVIDFNPAYLESVLLNFLTNALRFREPERKLEISIKGTRENGAWILFVKDNGIGIDMECHGDKLFGLYKTFTTAPNSRGIGLFITRNQINAMGGEIFVESKVGVGTTFKVCFK from the coding sequence ATGAGCCGTAAAAAAGGTTCTAAATTACCCAAAAACCCTCTTTTTTCACGTCCAATTTGGGCAGGAATATTTTCGTTTGTATTTCTTTTTTTAGTGGGATCCTATCTGCTTTATCAGAGATATCAAATCATTAAAGAGACCGAAGAACGGGGGATGGTAAATGTAATCAACCTTTTAGAGCAGAACCTCAATAGTTCATTAAAGGATAGTTATTCTGTTGCCCTAAGTATGGGCCTATTAATAGATGATAAAGGCAATATCACAAATTTTGAAGAAAACGTTCCGCTTTTATTGGAACAACATCCCGTAATAGATGCCGTACAATTAGTTCCTGGCGGTGTAATACAAAAAGTATATCCTTATAAAAGGAACAAGGCGGTTTTAGGCTATGATATTTTACAGGATCCTAAAACACGGAATGAGGCGCTTAAGGCGATAGAGGCTAGAAAAATGTATTTTGCTGGTCCTTTAGATTTAAAACAAGGGGGTACTGCGGTTATTGGTCGACTTCCGGTTTTTAAAAATAGTAAATTTTGGGGTTTTTCTGCGGTAATTATAAAACTTGAAAGTTTATTGGAACAAGCTCAACTGGAAAAGCTGGCGGGGGATAAATACTTGTTTCAATTCTCCAAAATTGATCCTGAAACCAAAAAAGAACAATTTTTCCTTAAGAACGATCTGGATATAGAATATAACATTGCAGAAACCATTGTTCTACCAGATGGGGATTGGAAATTTTATATAGCACTCAATAATCCTAAAGAAGCATTTTATGAGTTGATCCCACTTACTTTTTTTATACTTCTAATTGCAACTTGGTTAAGTTGGATGGTTGTTCTTTTATTTAAACAACCTGCCAGACTTCAAGCTTTGGTAAATTCTCAGGCCAGCGAATTGGCTACGAGCGAATTAAAATTCCGAAGTATTTTCAGCCAAGCCGCCATTGGGATGGTGCGCGTGGAAACAGCCACTGGCAAATTTTTGGAAACCAATAAGCGATTTGAAGAACTTTCGGGCTATACCCATGCAGAATTGAGGAACATGAATTTTAAAGATATTTCAGATCCCTCTGAAATTGATGAAAATATTTCTTTAATGCAACAGCTTCTAAATGGGAAGCTTCGTGAGTATAGTTTGAAAAAACGTTTAATTCAGAAAAACGGAAATTTTTTGTGGATCAACCTTTCTGTTTCCCCATTGTGGAAAAAAGGATCTACAACTACTGCCCATATTGCGCTTATTGAAGATATTACAGAAACGGTTTTAGCACAGGAAGAACTCACGCACAAAGAAAAAAGATATCGTGCACTTGTAGAAAATGGAGCAGAAGTGTTGACCATTTTTTCTAAAGAAGGAAAGGCGATTTATACTTCTCCATCCAGTGAAAAGCTTTCGGGGTATTCTGAAGCTGAAATTAAATCCCTTAATTTAGGATCATTGGTTCACCCGGAAGATTTTAAGGTTTTTCAGCAACAAATACATACAGCTATTCAAAATCCCAAGCAGCCTATTGTGGGCAATCCGGTAAGGTTGATCAATAAGATGGGGGAATGGCGCTGGGCCGAATCTACCATAACAAGTTTATTGGAGGATCCCAACATTAATGGAATTGTGGGAAACTTTAGGGATGTGAGCGAGAAAAAAGAGGCGGAGATCAATTTAAATAAATCCTATCAAATGGTAATGGAACAAAATAGGAGGCTCTTGAATTTTTCCTACATAGTGTCCCACAATTTAAGGTCGCACTCCAGCAATATTCAGGCAATTTTAAGCCTATATAACACTACAGATATTGAAGACGAAAAGAGCAATTATATAGAGTTGCTTTCTAAAGTTGGAAATGCATTGAACCTAACTTTGGATGATCTTAATGAAGTGGTTTCCATAGGGACAAATTTGGATTTAAAAGTGGAACCTTTAAATGTCAATGTCTTTTTAGATAAAACGATAGAATTGTTGGAAGTACAGATTAACAGGAAAGCTGCTATTATTAGAAGGGATGTCCCAGATGAAATGGTGATAGATTTTAATCCCGCATATTTAGAAAGTGTGCTCTTGAACTTTCTTACCAATGCACTTAGGTTTAGAGAACCTGAAAGAAAATTGGAAATATCAATTAAAGGAACACGAGAAAATGGGGCATGGATCCTCTTTGTCAAGGATAATGGGATAGGTATAGATATGGAGTGCCATGGAGATAAGCTTTTTGGGCTGTACAAAACTTTTACAACTGCTCCCAACTCTCGCGGAATAGGTTTG